Within the Hermetia illucens chromosome 6, iHerIll2.2.curated.20191125, whole genome shotgun sequence genome, the region acgctgtttcgggcacggaggggCAAATCCTggcaggcggtgattttaagGCTAGGGCctttgaatgggacatgcctcagtcagattccagagggaaattgattctggaaatggcggcgagaaccaggCTCGTGGTTTTAAAAACTGGATCCGCGCCAacatttcggcgcccaggctgtgaaggaagcattcctgacatggcttttgcgtcggaatctctggcaccatcggtggacggtAGGCAAGACctggaagatttctcggcaagtgatcaccagtacatcgcgttccaagtggttgacgctacttgccggagtccaccaacccgacgctccccctgcctgtggaatggcGCAAGGGTGAACATTGGGAAGTTTGTcggaagctcttggagcaggcagagtcgCGTTGAAGGGCGCTCCGACGGGTGACAGCGTGGCAGCTGAcaccatcgtaaattcagtgatgaacctgataacgacggtacGCCCCGGAGGGGCCTCAGCCGTgccaagccttctatgtattggtggacagcagAAAtcgccgacctacggaaggagtgtcataagctccgctatTTGACAcaacgccaacgaggaggcatgcgtcataaaggcacagtatagatcaacaaaaaacagactccgcagcgcgataaataaaagcaaagcttgcggctggtagaacctggtcaacgaggagAATGagaacccgtggggacttggctataagcttgtcacccggaaaatcgaggTTCTGCGAAAgctctgcatactaagtaccgaccagatggatcaCATTGTactggcattattccccagacattccgtacgggttgatgtcaataacgCGAAGGCGTCGAGGACTGCCCCGTCTTcaaaatgagagagctcgaagaagtggttctcattatgaaaaacaagaaggcgccaggtcttgatggtattccgacttaagtttacaaactgatgttccactaacggccagacttgctgcttgaaggagggcatttttccttgtcgctggaaggcagccagactcgcgttgatcagcaaaggaaaaggaggcCCGGAGCTGCCATCTGCATACCAATTGCTCTGTATGCTTGAgacggccgggaaagtgatcgagaagctcatcaggcgtagactcgctgaagcgatccgcgcatattgatgcgacgggtaactgaatggtttcagccttgcgctggaaaaaaaccgaagtagtcatcttgacaggaaaaagaatcccgaccctgcatcccatatcgatcggcgagttgactatagagtccaaATCaaatcttcgagcaaatcaagacAGCAGCAGACAGGGCCCCAGCTGTAGTATCGGCCTTGAATTGGCTTATTCGCCATTAGCCTattatctactaggagacgtctccttatgggagcaacgcagtcggttctgctctatggtgcggaggtatgggctgatgcccttgacaaggaggtgcatcataagcgccttgctcaagtgcagaaagGGGAAAGTAGTAATACAGGACACTAGACTAGAGGGGAGCAATTccatgaaaaaatcacaatctcCCATGTGCCTCGAGAATACAACagttgaattttctttctaaaTTGCTTATTAGTAGGATAATGATGAGTAAAGCATTGACAGGAGAAACCTCGATTTTCAGTTTTATAATTCAACTCTGTAAATGCTACCATACGTTGCCCATGCGCTGATAAGCAAGTTGATTGGGAGGCGCAAAGTGGCAACAGATAGGTCATACTTAAATAAAGGACGACAGCTTCATAATTGGCTTTCTCTTACAATAGGATCCGCTATTCAAAAGTAGTCACATTTTAAAGAAGGGCGATTTCATTACGAGTTATGCCATGTAATGGAACCCATTATTCCGGGATGGTCGATGAGTGGACCGCCCTAGAATTACGTGGCGTAGAATAGTAGAGAAATGAAAGCCTCGCAGAAAAATCTGATGCGAGATGAAATACACTTCTGCGACCCGACAGGGATCGCGCGTAGGCGTAATTGACGTGCTAAGACGACAAGTATGATATGCATATACTTATAGAATTTTCAATATTATCAAATTACGTTGGTTGTATGCCTTATTGTTAGTAACAGTCGACCAAGAAGACCTATATCTTTGATTTTTCCGGAAATTATCGTTTTTTCTGTGTATATCCTAATTCAAATACGTACGGTGTTTATTATGTTAGCAGTAGGTACTCGGAAGAAATTGCAAAACGTTTCTGCTATGTAACATTTAGCATACTAAATGCTAATAACATACTTCCCGCTTTAAGCTTTCAACAATGTTGCTATTTAAAATGTATCCTCGTGGATATTGATTAAACAAACAGTTGCCCACAATAATGCCGATTTTCTGTTTAGGGCCGAAAGGTTCCGGAAAAACTCATCTGTTACGACGGCTTGAAACTTCTGATTCCGTCGACAATACAACATATTCGGTTCCAACTGTTGGGACGAATATCTATTCCATTCAAATACCCAATAAAGACACAAATGCTTCGAAACGAAACGCCGTGAAAATAGTGCAAATTCTCGAGATTGGTGGCACCATGGCACCTTTGTGGAGACAATATTTCACCGACGTCAATAAAATCATTTATGTGGTGGACACATCGAACCTTTGTCAAATTTCAGCTGCAGGTGAAGGTTTTCTTTCAAAGGTTGATATTGGTTAAACTAATTATGGTTTCAGGCGTGCTCCTCTACTCTATTCTGGTAGAGCCTAGACTACAAAGAACTAAATTCCTTCTGGTTCTCACCAAAATGGATTTGGCTTATCGGCAAATGAGGAACGAGGCGCTGCTAATGTTACAGATTGCAAAGCTGCAGAAAGAAATCAAACAGCATTTTACGGTGATAGAAGCGAGTGTGATATCAGGGATGGGAATTGACAAAATTTTAGACTGGCTTAGTTTACCGTAGATCCTTTGGTTGACCTTTAGCACAACGCTTGACTTTCAAGATGGAGAACAGGCCAACTGGTCACTAATTCGACAATTAAAAGCCAATTCATTTTCTCCAATGCAATGGCAACATGCATTTAACAATCAGATCTACTATGTATGTACGAATTCActaattaccatatttttcttcataatttaataaaaacgGAAAACTATAAATACTATGACGACTTCATACGAGCTGCTTCCTAGTTTAAACCTCATCAACAAGCCTAAACCTCTTGTGTTGCTTTTCAGGAATTACATTGAAATATTTCTTGTAGATGGTTTGCTTCTCACGACCGGCATAGATCCTCTGAACCCATGTATGATCCCAATTCGGATCGAATTTCTCACAGGTCACGCAGACTTTCCCATGCTCGAGGGCAAACAAAGTTCCATTTTTACCGAATCCAACCTACCGTGAAAAAAGTCGTGttagaaatttgaattcctgaATTTAGAGGCGCTCTTACATTCAAGCCTGGATGGAAGCGTGGAGTTAGCTGAGTGGCCAGGATTGTGCCGGCAGATACGTCGTGACCATCTTGCACCTTCCAGCCACGATGTTTAGGACGTGCGTGTCCTTTAGGATTTCTCGTGCTGCCTCCAGTTTTCTTGCTTGCGTTCCGAATGGCATCTACATGAGAGggtattttttaaagaataatGTTGAAATTGCATGTACCGTGATTTACTTATCACAATGGATGTTGCTTTGAGTGTAGACCCGCTGGAAAGTAGCGCCGACATCCTGCTTCAGTGACCCAAGTAACCTCACTCCAACTGTATTGTCACAGAATGCTAGCAGAGAGACTGACAGCCACCGTGGGATTAAAACAGTAGCGTACACAAATGTCAGAATTTGGGGGAAAATGGTTACTGTTGATATTTTTGGTAAACTGTTAACTTCATAACTAATACCAAAAGATACGGCCTAGATACCAAGCATCAAGTATCAAGCAATACCAAAATTC harbors:
- the LOC119659349 gene encoding ADP-ribosylation factor-like protein 16 produces the protein MPIFCLGPKGSGKTHLLRRLETSDSVDNTTYSVPTVGTNIYSIQIPNKDTNASKRNAVKIVQILEIGGTMAPLWRQYFTDVNKIIYVVDTSNLCQISAAGVLLYSILVEPRLQRTKFLLVLTKMDLAYRQMRNEALLMLQIAKLQKEIKQHFTVIEASVISGMGIDKILDWLSLP
- the LOC119659350 gene encoding 39S ribosomal protein L27, mitochondrial, with the protein product MSALLSSGSTLKATSIVINAIRNASKKTGGSTRNPKGHARPKHRGWKVQDGHDVSAGTILATQLTPRFHPGLNVGFGKNGTLFALEHGKVCVTCEKFDPNWDHTWVQRIYAGREKQTIYKKYFNVIPEKQHKRFRLVDEV